One genomic region from Diachasmimorpha longicaudata isolate KC_UGA_2023 chromosome 18, iyDiaLong2, whole genome shotgun sequence encodes:
- the Sme gene encoding probable small nuclear ribonucleoprotein E translates to MSYKGPQKVQKVMVQPINLIFRYLQNRSRVQVWLFENINLRIEGHIVGFDEYMNLVLDDAEEYHVKTKARKQLGRIMLKGDNITLIQNTNPGAN, encoded by the coding sequence ATGTCGTACAAGGGGCCTCAGAAAGTGCAGAAGGTGATGGTACAGCCCATCAACCTCATCTTCAGGTACCTCCAAAATCGTTCGAGGGTGCAAGTGTGGTTATTCGAGAACATTAACCTCAGAATCGAGGGACACATCGTCGGCTTCGACGAGTACATGAACCTGGTGTTGGACGACGCCGAGGAGTATCACGTGAAGACGAAGGCCAGGAAACAGTTGGGACGGATCATGCTGAAGGGCGACAACATTACTCTCATACAAAATACGAATCCTGGGGCAAACTAG